A region from the Nematostella vectensis chromosome 13, jaNemVect1.1, whole genome shotgun sequence genome encodes:
- the LOC5506866 gene encoding alpha-1A adrenergic receptor, whose translation MENYNNTSTNVQGQFTCMTHYDLVSIIAQASFVIFILILDVCGNLLVCGAILSYRRLRTVTNYFIISLAVSDLLVAGLSMPFRIHHTLHSMCWDLGISVCEFWIFVDLVCSSASICNLSMISVDRFLALSYPLTYPSIMTKRRGLLAIAMVWGYSLLISALSFTLPWSPDGLMQDIPACSLKDKYYYTFVITVGFFLPLVVLVIAYSLVFKVALHQARKLQLLSSGGFDPVEASDVVNHNTAPRPSVISLGRIERKRRKSIIRELKATKTLAIVVGSFIVCWLPFFVIMFTVQFCPECFQDHRSLPVKAQLAIGTVFVYVLPLLNSAVNPIIYSSFNANFRRAFKDILFRLCVLHKGQFDAVNTRSVLDDDYTVAITPINLNNQAATTSTQICLNGNGTPRIVVHETLSENEDEI comes from the coding sequence ATGGAGAACTACAATAACACAAGCACCAACGTGCAAGGGCAGTTTACATGCATGACTCACTATGATTTGGTATCAATTATTGCCCAGGCAAGCTTCGTTatctttattttgattttggacGTATGCGGGAATTTGTTGGTTTGCGGTGCCATACTGTCGTATCGACGGTTACGCACTGTAACTAATTATTTCATAATCTCGCTGGCGGTGAGTGATCTCTTGGTTGCGGGTCTATCAATGCCGTTTCGTATCCATCACACGCTTCACTCAATGTGCTGGGATCTTGGGATCTCCGTCTGCGAATTCTGGATTTTTGTAGATCTGGTATGCTCCAGTGCGTCCATCTGCAACCTCAGTATGATCTCCGTGGACCGCTTTCTCGCCCTCTCGTACCCCCTCACCTATCCCTCCATCATGACTAAAAGAAGAGGGTTGCTGGCTATAGCGATGGTGTGGGGGTACTCTCTGCTTATCTCAGCACTCTCCTTCACGCTTCCCTGGTCGCCAGATGGACTCATGCAGGACATTCCCGCCTGCTCGCTCAAGGACAAGTATTACTACACCTTTGTTATCACAGTAGGTTTCTTCTTGCCTCTTGTAGTTTTAGTCATTGCTTATTCCCTCGTGTTTAAAGTCGCGCTCCATCAAGCGCGAAAACTCCAACTCCTATCCAGTGGTGGGTTTGACCCGGTCGAGGCGTCGGATGTTGTCAACCACAACACGGCGCCGCGTCCCAGTGTGATCAGTCTCGGACGAATCGAGCGAAAGAGACGAAAGTCTATCATTAGAGAACTTAAGGCAACCAAGACGTTAGCGATTGTTGTCGGGAGTTTTATTGTCTGCTGGCTgcctttttttgttattatgttCACTGTGCAGTTTTGTCCAGAGTGTTTTCAAGATCATCGAAGTTTGCCGGTTAAGGCCCAGCTTGCGATCGGGACAGTGTTCGTCTATGTGCTACCACTGTTAAATAGCGCAGTGAATCCGATTATATATTCAAGTTTTAATGCGAATTTTCGCCGGGCCTTCAAGGATATTTTGTTCCGTCTTTGCGTGCTGCACAAGGGACAATTCGACGCTGTGAATACGAGATCCGTGCTAGATGATGACTACACGGTGGCAATTACCCCGATAAATTTGAACAATCAGGCAGCTACCACCTCTACTCAAATCTGCCTGAACGGTAACGGAACACCCAGGATAGTTGTTCACGAGACGCTATCCGAAAACGAAGACGAAATTTAA